A window from Drosophila nasuta strain 15112-1781.00 chromosome 3, ASM2355853v1, whole genome shotgun sequence encodes these proteins:
- the LOC132792995 gene encoding uncharacterized protein LOC132792995, whose amino-acid sequence MFKFIALAFLALVACVAAKPGIVAPLAYSANYVAAAPAAAVYSTEYHGNFASPYVAAPYVASPYVASPYAAAYTAPYTAPLLLRK is encoded by the coding sequence ATGTTCAAGTTCATCGCTCTCGCTTTCCTCGCTCTGGTCGCCTGCGTCGCCGCCAAGCCTGGCATTGTTGCTCCACTGGCCTACTCCGCCAACTATGTGGCTGCTGCCCCAGCTGCCGCTGTCTACAGCACCGAATATCACGGCAACTTCGCATCGCCCTATGTGGCAGCTCCTTACGTGGCTTCCCCATACGTCGCCTCGCCCTACGCTGCTGCCTACACCGCTCCCTACACCGCACCTCTGCTGCTCAGGAAGTAG
- the LOC132790680 gene encoding uncharacterized protein LOC132790680: MDTLSPNNCSKSSSSGSSATSSSMDLGGDKNKSTKQQRQRAQKLSRSRSLLQLLSKHLGRHFQHHHHQNDTVYSSQDDIRSSSTDSFSLSYERGSRNECLEEVLHGGSSLDLENTSRTSSASYSPGLEFYDNNTHIYVETVYRPGSAMEQLQPHHYHDDNSSVEDVEDEDEDDAEVQHVDENENLKLNAEPQPRSASAASAGAATTATSTATTKGGLHLSRISISSSVSRMLQHFSTSAATTATASLRSLSCSSTPLRQLRVSPMKKSPHGSNNCHSSSSSSNSSCSSSHSNSHSSSNSHSHSNSNSSKSGKKDKKQQSILRPPVQYVYMKGMSGLYSRVPSYAVCCPYTLHHMY; this comes from the coding sequence ATGGATACGCTATCGCCAAACAATTGCTCCAAGTCGAGTTCCAGCGGCAGTTCCGCGACCAGCTCCTCCATGGATCTGGGTGGTGACAAGAACAAGTCAACGAAGCAGCAGCGTCAACGCGCCCAAAAGTTGTCGAGATCGCGAagtttgctgcagttgctcagCAAACATCTGGGCAGACATTtccagcatcatcatcatcagaaTGACACCGTCTACAGCAGCCAGGACGATATTCGCAGCTCCTCAACGGATTCCTTCAGTTTGAGCTACGAACGTGGTTCGCGCAACGAGTGCTTGGAGGAGGTGTTGCACGGTGGCTCGAGCTTGGACTTGGAGAACACATCGCGCACTTCGTCGGCTTCGTATTCGCCTGGTCTGGAGTTCTatgacaacaacacacacatctatGTGGAGACCGTTTATCGTCCAGGCAGCGCAATGGAACAATTGCAGCCTCATCACTATCACGATGACAACAGCAGCGTCGAGGATGTCGAGgatgaggacgaggacgaTGCTGAGGTGCAGCATGTGGATGAGAATGAGAATCTCAAGTTGAATGCGGAGCCACAGCCACGTTCAGCATCGGCGGCTTCAGCTGGCGctgcgacaacagcaacatcaacagcaacaacaaaaggtgGACTGCACTTGAGTCGCATTTCGATCTCATCATCAGTCAGTCGCATGTTGCAACATTTCTCCACATCGGCGGCAACAACGGCCACCGCATCGCTGCGTTCGCTGTCCTGCAGCAGCACACCGTTGCGACAATTGCGAGTGTCTCCGATGAAAAAGTCACCgcacggcagcaacaactgtcacagcagcagcagcagtagcaacagcagttgcagcagcagtcacagcaacagtcacagcagcagcaacagccacagccacagcaacagcaactcatCGAAGTCTGGCAAAAAGGATAAGAAGCAGCAGAGCATATTGCGACCTCCAGTTCAGTATGTTTACATGAAGGGCATGTCCGGATTGTATTCGCGGGTGCCCAGCTACGCGGTCTGCTGTCCCTACACATTGCACCACATGTattag
- the LOC132792519 gene encoding uncharacterized protein LOC132792519 — MFKFIVLAVLALVACVAAKPGIVAPLAYSANYVASPYVASPYVASPYVASSYVASPYVASPYVASPYTAAYSAAPLLLRK; from the coding sequence ATGTTCAAGTTCATCGTTCTCGCTGTTCTCGCTCTAGTTGCCTGCGTCGCTGCCAAGCCAGGAATCGTTGCACCATTGGCTTACTCCGCCAACTACGTGGCATCTCCCTACGTGGCATCCCCCTATGTGGCATCTCCGTATGTGGCATCCTCCTACGTGGCATCTCCCTATGTGGCTTCCCCCTATGTGGCATCGCCCTACACCGCCGCCTACAGCGCTGCTCCCTTGCTGCTGAGGAAGTAG
- the LOC132792518 gene encoding vitelline membrane protein Vm26Ab, with protein MFKLSALFVLCAVVACIEAKPAVLVDAAPAVVTATSSQYVARNFNGIAAAPVVAAAYTAPVAAAYTAPVATAAYTAPVAAAYTAPVAAAYTAPIASAYSAYTYPYTAGYTTYL; from the exons ATGTTCAAACTG TCTGCTCTCTTCGTCCTGTGCGCTGTCGTCGCCTGCATCGAGGCTAAGCCTGCTGTCCTCGTGGATGCTGCTCCAGCTGTGGTCACCGCAACAAGCTCTCAATACGTGGCACGCAACTTCAATGGCATCGCTGCTGCTCCAGTTGTCGCCGCCGCTTACACTGCTCCAGTTGCTGCCGCTTACACTGCTCCAGTTGCCACCGCTGCCTACACCGCtcccgttgctgctgcctaCACCGCTCCAGTTGCCGCTGCGTACACTGCGCCAATTGCTTCCGCTTACTCTGCCTACACTTATCCCTACACCGCTGGCTACACCACTTACCTATAA
- the LOC132792517 gene encoding leucine-rich repeat transmembrane neuronal protein 1 yields MRILNIWSLLLLLLVNSNRVLAGDVYLSCDEFEQHMFMDPNEAFCTVTGFIVTHSQNVVIKNFVPGNMVKFMKFYDSTLLYVPFRLFETFTYLKTLDVSYTSILELTRNTFSAAGNLTSLNLSYNNMTSLQTSVFIGANALMRLDLSYNRIMVLSENTFCGLPILNKLQLNGNRLTELHKDIFKDNEYLESISLEGNLLTYIEPEVFNRMRRIKEVNLSHNKLIRVHPDMFSEASNLESLLLAVNSLRAFQLTDKSIVHQLHLDYNQLTNLTINATRFVRANYNNISEIYMHQTLQLETLELRNNRLTSIANITNMTALLHLDVSYNPIGPIGVSTFDQLKRLRNLYLRSNGIRELEFGMFSKQKYLEILDLSFNNLSSLNLDLFVPYLTNLKQFLVDGNSLHEIQGNRTFSQAFPLLQKLGISRNRFNCSYLHHLLIPPYLSDLVSLHIEPDDSTDETPHIRDVSCISIAQQKDVAATTAASPAALEGPEVTLHKQLELLRLHAENLELHLTFMKVFLFVIGGIILVSLVSIVTIKYLKVRRSGRYDRRSIVFQSSATMDGNLTLE; encoded by the coding sequence atgcgtatacttaatatttggagtctgctgctgctcctgctggtGAACAGCAATCGTGTGCTTGCCGGCGATGTGTATTTGAGCTGCGATGAGTTCGAGCAGCACATGTTCATGGATCCCAACGAGGCATTCTGCACAGTCACGGGTTTCATTGTGACACACAGTCAAAATGTGGTGATCAAGAACTTTGTGCCCGGCAACATGGTCAAGTTTATGAAGTTCTACGACTCAACGCTGCTCTATGTGCCATTTCGTTTGTTTGAGACGTTCACCTATCTCAAGACTTTAGATGTGTCCTACACGAGCATACTAGAGCTCACTCGGAACACTTTCAGTGCGGCGGGTAACTTGACGAGTCTCAATCTCAGCTACAACAATATGACTTCGCTGCAGACATCGGTGTTCATAGGAGCCAATGCATTGATGCGTTTGGATCTGTCGTATAATCGCATAATGGTGCTCAGTGAGAATACGTTTTGTGGTCTGCCCATCTTGAATAAGCTGCAGCTGAATGGAAATCGTTTGACCGAACTGCACAAGGATATCTTCAAGGATAACGAGTACCTCGAATCGATCTCCCTCGAGGGCAATCTGCTAACCTACATCGAACCGGAGGTCTTCAATCGCATGCGTCGCATCAAGGAAGTGAATTTGTCGCACAATAAATTGATACGCGTTCATCCGGACATGTTCTCAGAGGCATCGAATCTGGAGAGTCTCCTATTAGCTGTCAACTCGCTGCGGGCTTTCCAACTAACGGACAAGAGCATTGTGCATCAGCTGCATCTGGATTACAATCAACTGACCAACCTCACAATTAATGCCACTCGCTTTGTTCGCGccaattacaataatattagCGAAATCTACATGCATCAAACGTTGCAACTGGAGACGCTTGAATTGCGCAACAATCGATTGACTAGCATTGCCAACATCACCAATATGACGGCTTTGCTCCATCTGGATGTCTCCTATAATCCCATTGGACCCATCGGCGTTAGTACCTTTGATCAACTGAAGCGTCTGCGCAATCTTTATCTGCGCTCAAATGGCATAAGGGAATTGGAATTTGGCATGTTCTCGAAACAGAAATACCTCGAAATACTCGATTTGTCGTTCAACAATCTGAGCAGTCTCAATCTGGATCTCTTTGTGCCCTACCTGACCAACCTGAAGCAGTTTTTGGTGGATGGAAATTCACTGCACGAAATTCAAGGCAATCGCACCTTCTCACAAGCATTTCCATTGCTGCAAAAATTGGGAATTTCACGCAATCGCTTCAACTGTTCGTATCTGCATCATCTGCTCATTCCACCGTATTTATCCGACTTGGTTTCGCTGCACATTGAACCCGATGACAGCACTGACGAAACGCCGCATATACGCGACGTTTCCTGCATCAGCATCGCCCAGCAAAAGGATGTGGCTGCCACAACTGCGGCTTCGCCTGCTGCCCTCGAAGGTCCCGAAGTGACGCTGCACAAGCAACTGGAGCTGCTGAGGTTGCACGCCGAGAATCTGGAGCTACACTTGACCTTTATGAAGGTTTTTCTCTTTGTCATTGGAGGAATTATACTCGTCTCTCTCGTTTCGATTGTTACGATAAAGTATCTCAAAGTGCGACGTTCTGGGCGCTATGATCGTCGAAGCATTGTCTTTCAATCGAGTGCAACTATGGATGGAAATTTGACTTTAGAGTGA
- the LOC132792291 gene encoding uncharacterized protein LOC132792291 encodes MRNYLWWWLLLVACCLNLGSIKAKPLVSFGIGVQTASRPYPEPYYNNYYGYNGYYGGGTYSNRYQPPGYPYYPAPYAPASQYGALDFGIGALSLTPFLL; translated from the exons ATGCGCAATTATCTTTGG TGGTGGTTGCTTCTAGTTGCCTGCTGTCTTAATCTGGGCAGCATCAAGGCCAAGCCACTTGTTTCCTTTGGCATCGGAGTGCAGACAGCGTCGAGACCCTATCCAGAGCCTTACTACAACAATTACTATGGCTACAATGGCTACTATGGCGGTGGCACGTATTCGAATAGATATCAGCCCCCCGGTTACCCCTATTATCCGGCTCCTTATGCTCCTGCCAGTCAGTATGGAGCACTCGACTTTGGCATTGGGGCTTTGTCGTTAACCCCGTTTCTGCTTTGA
- the LOC132790649 gene encoding uncharacterized protein LOC132790649 translates to MFKFFALCLFAIVACVAAKPAIVASPLAYSAYTAAAPVAYSSPYTAAYTAAAAYPYSAYPYAAAYSAYPYAAYYR, encoded by the exons atgttcaagttT TTCGCTCTGTGCCTCTTCGCCATCGTCGCTTGCGTCGCCGCCAAGCCCGCAATTGTGGCTTCCCCTCTGGCTTATAGCGCCTACACCGCTGCTGCTCCAGTTGCCTACAGCTCGCCCTACACCGCCGCCTACACCGCAGCTGCTGCCTATCCCTACTCTGCCTATCCTTATGCTGCTGCCTACTCCGCTTACCCCTATGCCGCCTACTACCGTTAA
- the LOC132793969 gene encoding uncharacterized protein LOC132793969, with product MKLLCLVLFACLLGLAFSHELVYGYYAGHGLSYAHTVVPLAYARLLAPATQSHLYHSVETPNSFQQQYRSDYHQPMTYEYVY from the exons ATGAAACTG TTGTGCTTGGTGCTGTTCGCTTGCCTGCTGGGACTTGCTTTCAGCCATGAGTTGGTCTACGGTTATTATGCGGGCCATGGCCTGAGCTATGCTCACACTGTCGTGCCTTTGGCCTATGCTCGACTTCTGGCACCCGCCACTCAATCGCATCTGTATCACAGCGTTGAAACCCCGAACTCCTTTCAGCAGCAGTATCGCAGTGACTATCATCAACCCATGACCTACGAATATGTCTACTAA
- the LOC132791019 gene encoding uncharacterized protein LOC132791019: protein MTTPHVCFADELQPEERNGNANHSNNNNSSTNSTTTKKWLLELEPSSNSGRSTHSPCSSQSISPTPRYERNMGFFQQLSRRFGLRSIDDLVQGSGSGSDDAAATASNVSCSAAHEEDANSSSTDSYSSSMAAGRTMARIDGVMSCASSETSSTIDIEEQQQLQLQQQQQQPAKSKRKSMSRTSFSRLHRRSTSSLRRAFESLSLTSRSLSCSGPSPPPQPSQQHQQQQPSSTTALPLKSALKSASTVELHQRHQPHHHRLASKSVSSSSACSTASSTTSNTATATATATATSTKSKSKPPPQRILRQPVSYTYLKGMSGLPTQRVPRSSVCCQYARR from the coding sequence ATGACCACACCTCACGTCTGCTTTGCGGACGAACTGCAGCCGGAGGAGcgcaatggcaatgccaatcacagcaacaacaacaacagcagcaccaactCGACAACAACCAAGAAATGGCTGCTCGAATTGGAGCCAAGTTCGAATTCAGGCAGATCAACGCATTCGCCTTGCAGCAGCCAGAGCATCTCGCCAACGCCACGCTATGAACGTAACATGGGCTTCTTTCAGCAACTGAGCCGACGCTTTGGCCTCCGGTCAATCGATGACCTAGTTCagggcagcggcagcggcagcgatgACGCAGCAGCCACCGCCAGCAACGTCAGTTGCAGCGCCGCCCACGAGGAGGATGCAAACAGTTCATCGACCGACTCGTACTCATCGTCGATGGCAGCGGGACGAACGATGGCGCGCATCGATGGTGTGATGTCGTGTGCCTCGAGCGAAACCAGCAGCACCATTGACAtcgaggagcagcagcagttgcaactacaacaacagcaacagcagccagctaAATCGAAACGCAAATCGATGAGCCGCACGAGCTTCTCACGATTGCATCGCCggtcgacgtcgtcgttgcGGCGCGCCTTTGAGAGCCTCTCGCTGACATCACGTTCGCTCTCCTGCAGCGGCCCCTCGCCACCGCCACAGCCATcacagcagcaccagcagcagcaaccatcCAGCACGACAGCATTGCCATTGAAGTCGGCGTTGAAATCGGCATCAACCGTGGAGCTGCATCAACGACATCAACCGCATCACCATCGATTGGCCTCCAAATCGGTGAGCAGTTCCAGCGCCTGCTCCACAGCCTCATCGACGACCtccaacacagcaacagcaacagcaacggcaactgcaacGAGCACAAAGAGCAAATCGAAGCCGCCGCCACAGCGCATTCTGCGTCAGCCCGTCTCCTACACATATCTAAAGGGCATGTCCGGCCTTCCCACACAGCGAGTGCCTCGCAGTTCGGTTTGTTGTCAGTACGCTCGTCGCTAG
- the LOC132793531 gene encoding uncharacterized protein LOC132793531, producing MFKLFLLLSLCAAFAYAAPSLSTLSSLSTVPILSSSTSYHGWPQAVHVVRPVWTPSHTIVRPIIHGNLGLNGYGYGHGWL from the exons ATGTTCAAACTG tttctgttgctgtctctgtgCGCCGCCTTCGCCTATGCGGCCCCTAGCCTCTCCACGCTGTCGAGCCTGTCGACTGTGCCCATCCTGAGCAGCTCGACGTCGTATCATGGCTGGCCACAGGCTGTGCATGTGGTGCGTCCCGTTTGGACACCATCACACACCATTGTGCGTCCCATCATTCACGGCAATCTCGGCCTTAATGGCTACGGTTATGGCCATGGTtggctataa
- the LOC132790648 gene encoding cuticle protein 16.5 has translation MFKYFVLAFCCLASAAAAPGYLGGLAAPALPLAAAPAISYGHALAAPSIASYGLAPRLSYAAPALAHAPLAAPAYSSYGLAPRISYAAPAIAHAAPLGLAHAPLGLGYRSYAAPALSLGHGW, from the exons atGTTCAAATAC TTCGTTTTGGCCTTCTGCTGCTTGGCGAGCGCTGCTGCCGCTCCTGGCTATCTTGGTGGCTTGGCTGCTCCAGCTTTGCCTCTGGCCGCTGCTCCGGCTATCTCTTATGGCCACGCCTTGGCCGCACCATCGATTGCCTCTTACGGTCTGGCGCCCAGGCTCAGCTATGCCGCTCCAGCCTTGGCTCACGCTCCATTGGCTGCTCCGGCTTACTCCAGTTATGGACTGGCGCCCAGGATTAGCTATGCTGCCCCAGCTATTGCCCATGCTGCTCCACTTGGCCTCGCTCATGCTCCTTTGGGACTTGGCTACAGATCCTATGCTGCTCCAGCTCTCAGCCTGGGACATGGCTGGTAA
- the LOC132788279 gene encoding keratin-associated protein 21-1, with protein MYIWLIDIQCKIYQITNVLKQGLIYNSILYQLILLAALCVTSSLAAPAPEPAPAPAPAPAPAPAPSIGLGHDYLGYGGLGLGLGLGLGHGHYGGYGLGLGLGLGYHAPIIKSIGAPIISKTIIGKSYLGGYGLGHGYLGGYGHGLYGHGLGLGLGLGYGHGYGYGW; from the coding sequence ACAAATGTGCTTAAACAAGGATTAATCTACAATTCAATTCTCTATCAGCTTATATTATTAGCTGCGCTCTGCGTGACGAGCAGCCTCGCAGCTCCTGCTCCTGAGCCAGCTCCAGCTCCGGCGCCGGCTCCAGCGCCAGCTCCTGCGCCCAGCATTGGATTGGGACATGATTATCTTGGCTATGGCGGCCTGGGATTGGGCTTAGGCCTAGGACTTGGCCATGGACACTACGGTGGCTATGGACTCGGTCTAGGATTGGGCTTGGGCTATCATGCGCCCATCATCAAGTCCATTGGAGCGCCCATCATCTCGAAGACCATCATTGGCAAGAGTTATCTGGGTGGCTATGGACTGGGACACGGCTACCTCGGTGGATATGGACACGGTCTCTATGGCCACGGATTGGGCTTGGGCCTGGGACTGGGCTATGGACATGGCTATGGCTATGGCTGGTAG